The Stygiolobus azoricus genome window below encodes:
- a CDS encoding S53 family peptidase, whose amino-acid sequence MKVNITTLKRKYFLSFLAVILLVTPLLSTADNGGSVYYIYNNSPQYSILPGSIYVQPLPQNYTLPIAILLNFTNYQKLTSITNEISNHEANYLSPSQFRNEFYPSQSYKEELIKYLESYGINFTGDYGLILTFQGTVGEIEKAFNTYINIYYYPLKNIYWFGLPGIVNVGPFYYFSNNVTPSLPYNVGKYIVGIVGIDSIDPKVYPVIKEAWNLEIDSPNLNNLSLVSSVLVTPNAIADYFNFTELYNEGYLGQGTKIAIEGVPESFVNADDIYTFWKEFDIVPRTGGLNVIYLGNVTTSGQSGENELDAEWSGVFAPASDVYIVFSNGYVGGPALVGNLLNYYYEYYYMVNYIDPNVISISVSVPESFLAAYYPAMLWMIHNIMMQAVDEGISVVAASGDWGFESDHPPPNFIIGVYNTIWYPESDPYVTAVGGIFVNATSTGQVQSISGWDYSTGGISVVFPVQNFELTSLIPFTPTIQRTYPDIAFVSAGGYNIVEFGFGLPLIYQGQLYLWYGTSGAAPMTAAMIALTGVRLGDLNTILYHISYSGSILTPKGIITGMEAWIPITSGNNPTPAHYGWNFVTGPGTYNAYAMVYDLRLFYTVTYS is encoded by the coding sequence ATGAAAGTAAATATTACTACTCTAAAGAGGAAATATTTTCTATCTTTTTTAGCTGTAATTTTACTTGTAACACCATTGTTATCAACTGCAGACAATGGCGGCTCTGTCTATTATATCTATAACAATTCTCCACAATATTCAATACTACCAGGTTCAATATATGTTCAACCGTTACCACAGAATTACACACTCCCTATCGCAATCTTGTTAAACTTCACTAATTATCAGAAATTAACTTCTATTACTAACGAAATCTCTAACCATGAAGCAAATTACCTATCACCTTCACAGTTTAGAAACGAATTTTATCCTTCTCAGTCGTATAAAGAAGAACTAATAAAATATTTAGAGTCCTACGGAATTAATTTCACCGGTGATTACGGGCTAATTCTCACCTTCCAAGGAACTGTAGGGGAAATAGAGAAAGCGTTTAACACTTACATAAACATATATTACTATCCTCTAAAGAATATTTACTGGTTCGGATTACCGGGAATTGTAAATGTGGGACCCTTCTACTATTTCTCTAATAATGTGACCCCATCTCTACCGTACAACGTAGGTAAATACATAGTAGGTATTGTAGGCATTGACAGTATAGACCCCAAGGTTTATCCGGTAATTAAAGAGGCTTGGAACTTAGAAATTGATAGTCCAAATTTAAATAACTTATCTCTAGTCTCCAGCGTTTTGGTAACGCCCAATGCAATAGCGGATTACTTTAATTTCACTGAGTTGTATAATGAGGGATACCTTGGACAAGGTACAAAGATAGCAATAGAAGGTGTTCCCGAATCATTTGTTAATGCTGACGACATTTATACATTCTGGAAAGAATTTGATATAGTACCGAGAACTGGAGGGTTAAACGTAATATACTTAGGGAATGTAACCACCTCAGGTCAATCCGGAGAAAACGAACTAGATGCAGAGTGGTCTGGTGTGTTTGCCCCTGCATCTGACGTATACATTGTGTTCAGTAACGGATACGTTGGAGGACCAGCCCTAGTCGGTAATTTACTTAACTACTATTATGAATATTACTACATGGTTAACTACATTGACCCTAACGTGATCTCCATCTCTGTATCAGTACCGGAGTCATTTTTAGCCGCTTATTATCCTGCTATGTTATGGATGATACATAATATTATGATGCAAGCAGTTGATGAAGGGATTTCTGTAGTAGCTGCATCAGGAGACTGGGGATTTGAAAGCGATCATCCCCCGCCTAATTTCATTATAGGAGTCTACAATACTATATGGTATCCTGAGAGCGATCCATATGTCACGGCTGTTGGTGGAATTTTCGTTAATGCTACATCTACCGGTCAAGTGCAATCCATTTCTGGCTGGGATTATAGTACTGGAGGAATTAGTGTAGTATTCCCAGTCCAGAACTTCGAACTAACATCCCTCATACCTTTCACTCCGACCATTCAAAGGACTTATCCCGATATAGCTTTCGTATCAGCTGGCGGATACAATATAGTAGAGTTCGGTTTCGGATTACCGTTAATATATCAAGGACAACTGTATTTGTGGTACGGAACTAGTGGAGCTGCTCCTATGACTGCTGCCATGATAGCACTGACTGGAGTTAGACTAGGAGACCTAAACACTATACTCTATCACATATCTTACTCAGGAAGTATATTAACACCTAAAGGCATAATTACGGGAATGGAAGCATGGATACCTATAACCTCAGGTAATAATCCGACGCCAGCTCATTACGGATGGAATTTTGTCACTGGTCCAGGAACTTATAATGCATATGCAATGGTATACGACCTTAGATTGTTTTATACAGTAACTTATTCTTAA